TATCCTTGCCTTGACTGGCAATGTAGCAGCCAATTTCTCCCCGCGGTGACTCGATGCGCACATATGTCTCCCCAGCAGGCGGGCGAATCACACGTGGCACTTTGCCCATGACTTCGCCTTCACTCGGAAATTGCTCCAATGCCTGCTCGAGAATTCGCAGAGATTGTTCAATTTCTGCCATGCGCAGATGATAGCGCGCCATGCAATCTCCCTCAGTCGCTGTTGGCACGTCAAATTCAAAACGATCGTAAATACAATACGGTTCGTCTTTGCGCAGGTCCCACTTGACACCAGTCGAGCGGAGCATGACACCAGATAGCGAGTAATCCAATGCCGTTTTTGTATCGAACTTGCCAATCCCTATAAGACGGTTGATAAAAATCTCATTCCCTGTCACCAGCTGGTGGTAGTTATTCAATTCTTTCTTCATGTACTGGACAAATTCTTTGGCTTTGTCGATCCAGCCTGGAGGTGCATCCCATTTCACTCCACCTACGCGCATGTAGTTAAAGGTCATCCGCGCCCCGCACAGTTCATTAAACAAATCGAGGATCGTCTCCCGATCACGGAATGCATATAGGAAGGGCCCCATCGCACCAATATCCAAAAGAAACGTTCCCCACCAAACCAAATGGCTCGCCACCCGGTTCAACTCCATTGCGATCAATCGCAAAAACTGAGCTCGTTCTGGAATCTCCAACCCCATCATCGTTTCTACTGCGTGACAGAGAACGTAGTTGTTGGTCATGGCGGACACGTAGTCCATACGGTCTGTATAAGGGATAATTTGCGTATAGGTCAAGTTTTCTGCCAGTTTCTCTGTACCTCGATGCAGGTAGCCCATCACTGGAATCGCTTCTTTAATGGTTTCCCCATCGATTTTTACTACCAAACGAAATACTCCATGTGTACTCGGATGCTGTGGACCTACGTTTAATAACATCTCTTCCGTACGAAGTCCTGTTTCAGAAGAGGTATCAACATGAGTCGTGAGGATGTTATGGTTCATCTGCTAAACCTCCTCGTCGTATTGCACATAATCTTTGCGCAGCGGATACCCTACCCAATCATCCGGCAACAGGATTCGACGCAAATCCTTATGTCCCGGGAAATGAATACCCAAAAGGTCAAAAGTCTCTCTTTCATTCCAATTTGCGCCATGCCAGAGGTCCATTACAGAAGCAACTTTTGACTCTTCTCTGCTCGTTTTGACCTTTACTGCCAAGCTTTGACGATTTTTGTAGGAATAAAAGTGGTAGTATACCTCCAGGCGATCCTCGTAATCGACACCGTGAAGATCGGACAGGTACTCAAAACTCAATTGCTCATCATCTCTTAAAAATTGGGCAACTTGATGCCAACGTTCATTTTGAATGGTGAGAGTTGGAACTTCCTTACCTAGCTCGTTAATATACGAAGCCTCGATAACTTCCTGTCCAAACGCTTCGGAAATTCGTGAAACGTATTTATCAAGATAGGGCTGGTTTTTGGAAGGCACTTTCAGCGCTTCCTCTGCCGGGGTCTCATCCCCAGTTGCTTGCGTTGCTTTTGCCTTCGCTGCTGCTGCGGCGGCTGCTTTGGCTTTTGCGGCAGCTGCGGCCTTTGCCTTGGCGTCGTCATCACCGGATTCATCGCCGCCTGCTTCACGTGCGGCTTTTGCCTTGGCAGCGGCTGCGGCGGCAGCCTTGGCTTTTGCGGCAGCTGCGGCTTTCGCCTTGGCATCCGCATCTGGAGCTGATTCTGCCGT
This genomic stretch from Brevibacillus brevis harbors:
- a CDS encoding NADH-quinone oxidoreductase subunit D, with the translated sequence MNHNILTTHVDTSSETGLRTEEMLLNVGPQHPSTHGVFRLVVKIDGETIKEAIPVMGYLHRGTEKLAENLTYTQIIPYTDRMDYVSAMTNNYVLCHAVETMMGLEIPERAQFLRLIAMELNRVASHLVWWGTFLLDIGAMGPFLYAFRDRETILDLFNELCGARMTFNYMRVGGVKWDAPPGWIDKAKEFVQYMKKELNNYHQLVTGNEIFINRLIGIGKFDTKTALDYSLSGVMLRSTGVKWDLRKDEPYCIYDRFEFDVPTATEGDCMARYHLRMAEIEQSLRILEQALEQFPSEGEVMGKVPRVIRPPAGETYVRIESPRGEIGCYIASQGKDKPWRLKFRRPSFTNLQILPKLLQGENLSNMVAILGSIDIVLGEVDC
- a CDS encoding NADH-quinone oxidoreductase subunit C produces the protein MSDEKRKPTPEEKAAAAAEARAKAEALRKLREQEAQASQEASPMEASQEPQEEISAPEAKPVSEMTPEEKAVAKKAAAAEAIAKAKAAKEQEEAVPPPAKPVSEMTPEEKAAAKKAAAAEAIAKAKAAKEQAEAAPPPAKPVSEMTPEEKAAAKKAAAAEAIAKAKAAKEQAEAAPPSAKPVSEMTPEEKAAAKKAAAAEALAKAKAAKEAKEAAENGADTAESAPDADAKAKAAAAAKAKAAAAAAAKAKAAREAGGDESGDDDAKAKAAAAAKAKAAAAAAAKAKATQATGDETPAEEALKVPSKNQPYLDKYVSRISEAFGQEVIEASYINELGKEVPTLTIQNERWHQVAQFLRDDEQLSFEYLSDLHGVDYEDRLEVYYHFYSYKNRQSLAVKVKTSREESKVASVMDLWHGANWNERETFDLLGIHFPGHKDLRRILLPDDWVGYPLRKDYVQYDEEV